The Deltaproteobacteria bacterium genome includes the window GGCAAATCGAGGCAAAACTAAGGACCCTATTAACCGCGAGAGCAAAATGTAATCTGATATAACTTCGCAAAAACTGTAACTCATTACGAAAAAAACGATCTATCCTCCGCTGCCCTGCTTCCAGGGCAGTTGTTCAGAGGTTCCTTAGGAGGAGACGTACATGGGACAGAGATCGAAAATTTTCAGTGGGTTGGCTATGTTGCTTGCGGGAGCTTTAACCTTCCCGGTTGGGGCTTAAGAGAAAAAAGCCGCGGAGAAGAAAGCGGAGGAAAAAAAGGCGGAGCCTGCAAAGGCGAAGGCTGAAAAGGTTGCCGGTGACGTTGGCCTATTGGATACCGATAAAAATTATCTGATCGTGGTGACCAAAGACGGCAAGTTGGTGACGTTGGACTACAACGCCAAGACCAAGGTGACAGAAATCCGTGAAACGAAAGTCAAGATGGCTGATGTTGGGTTAGGCTCATCGGCCACCGTAGAATACGTCACCAAAGGCGAGAAAAATTTTCTCTCCAAAATGGAATTCGTTGCGGCTAAGGGCGAATAGAGCTATTTTCTGGCGATGAAATCCCGCCAGTGCACTTAGCGGCGTTAGTTTACTGACGGCATTGCGCGAGATAGCGATACGACGAAAGATATTTTCGTACCGGCACCGGGGGAGGACTCGATCAAGAGTACTCCCCCGATTTGTTTGAGTCGATCGGTCATTCCCGATAGCCCGAAACCAGACTTGCCAAACTTTTGATCTGGCTCAAAGCCAACGCCGTCATCGATGACGCTACCGAAGAGACGGTTGCCGTCTAACCGCAAACTAATGTTAACATGCGTGGCGTGGGAATGGCGGGTAACGTTGGTCAACGCCTCGCGGAGAACATAGTATATTTCGCTCTCGATTCGATGTGGCAAGGTCAAGTTCTCTGAGTTAACCTCCAGCACGCACTCGCCGCCGACGCCGTCGCGCAGGAATTTCAGTTCATCCCGCAGCCGCTCGATCAGCGTTCCCGACGCCAATGCCGCTATCGGCTTTCCGGCTAGAAAAGTTCGTATGTCTTTCATCGTCGACCGGCTCAACTCTTCGGCGGCCTTAAGTTCTTCGATAATTTCCGGCTCGGACTCATGAAGCCGTCCTCGGCTGCTCTCAATTCGCAGAATCAGCGTCGCCAGCGACTGGAGGATATTGTCGTGCAGCTCAAACGTAATACGACGCCGTTCATCCAATACAGCGGCTTGGGCGGCGGTTTTGGAAAGGGCGAGCAATCTTTGATTCTGCTTTTTTTCGAATTCGCTCACGTAGCCGAAAATACACCCGAGTACGATCAGATACAGGCTGCGAACGACGATGGTGTCGATGCCAAGCGGATCCGCTAAGGCCTCGGCAGCTAAAGTCAGCCGCATAGTGATGTAAGCACCGACGCCCGCGAACGCCACGGGAATGCTGCCTTTCATGCCCCAGCGCAAGCTCGCGGTGATGACCGGAAAAGTATAGTAGAAAAAAAATGGTGTTCGCGTGCCGCCAGTGGCGTAAACGATCAGAGCGATCCAGGCGATGTCCAATGATGTAGTGACGACCC containing:
- a CDS encoding sensor histidine kinase; amino-acid sequence: MAFAILAIVVIQLNPLRVARFPELSFFSLGSFLLYSLAASYFTWKQQHVPAGLGVVTTSLDIAWIALIVYATGGTRTPFFFYYTFPVITASLRWGMKGSIPVAFAGVGAYITMRLTLAAEALADPLGIDTIVVRSLYLIVLGCIFGYVSEFEKKQNQRLLALSKTAAQAAVLDERRRITFELHDNILQSLATLILRIESSRGRLHESEPEIIEELKAAEELSRSTMKDIRTFLAGKPIAALASGTLIERLRDELKFLRDGVGGECVLEVNSENLTLPHRIESEIYYVLREALTNVTRHSHATHVNISLRLDGNRLFGSVIDDGVGFEPDQKFGKSGFGLSGMTDRLKQIGGVLLIESSPGAGTKISFVVSLSRAMPSVN